Proteins from one Chitinophaga oryzae genomic window:
- a CDS encoding RagB/SusD family nutrient uptake outer membrane protein produces MLTYKNTLLILVTALSLAGCSGKLDEPQPDTSIDLDRLQPQELPLLLQGAYKPDGVYYQSYPVWDIYSDDIVSIQGGTPAQFNPLGYDACNPTVEDGFGNNRTTASAYKSIGNANIIINYIRSKKLSDQSQVLGEALALRAYQYTRLVETYGGVILTLDTETDINKIRRDKNTEAEVYAAIVADLTEAIPLLKDFTTPNAACRQTAQLLLARVYLQLGKNQEAADLAAAVISSGKFALVSSNYGQIFQFATPAKEMMWRGVDGPLSANFNRYGMYSFYSPGAPFKGNSPGLTWMSEDLVALYEPNDIRKQLLHRQRNAATGLQVTYLLKYSADTLQPAASSYAIYPYIRYSEAFLIAAEASARKGVVDVTYYNQLRAARKASTKSNGDFANAAAFLKELENERRREFAGEGRRWQDMRRFGTAIPFLATKGKDATRLYLPFNSIDIARNPKLTQNKGY; encoded by the coding sequence ATGCTGACATATAAAAATACTTTGCTGATATTGGTTACCGCGCTTTCACTGGCTGGTTGCAGCGGTAAACTGGATGAACCACAGCCGGATACTTCCATCGACCTGGACCGCCTGCAGCCGCAGGAACTGCCACTGTTATTACAGGGCGCCTACAAGCCGGACGGCGTTTATTACCAGTCCTACCCGGTATGGGACATCTATAGTGATGATATCGTATCCATACAGGGCGGTACGCCTGCCCAGTTTAACCCCCTGGGTTATGACGCGTGCAATCCCACGGTAGAAGATGGTTTTGGTAACAACCGCACCACTGCCAGCGCTTACAAAAGCATCGGCAATGCCAATATTATCATCAATTACATCAGAAGTAAAAAATTGTCAGACCAGTCGCAGGTACTGGGAGAAGCGTTGGCCCTGAGGGCCTACCAGTACACCCGGCTGGTTGAAACTTACGGTGGCGTCATCCTTACATTGGACACAGAAACGGATATCAACAAAATCCGCCGTGACAAGAATACGGAAGCAGAAGTATATGCCGCTATCGTGGCGGACCTGACAGAAGCCATTCCGCTGCTAAAGGATTTTACCACGCCTAACGCCGCCTGCCGGCAAACAGCGCAGCTGTTGCTGGCGAGGGTGTACCTGCAACTGGGTAAAAACCAGGAGGCCGCTGATCTGGCCGCAGCGGTGATCAGCTCCGGAAAATTCGCTCTTGTCAGCAGCAACTATGGACAGATCTTCCAGTTCGCCACTCCTGCGAAAGAAATGATGTGGAGGGGTGTAGATGGGCCGCTCAGCGCCAACTTCAACCGTTATGGCATGTACTCCTTTTACAGCCCCGGCGCTCCGTTTAAAGGAAACAGCCCCGGGCTGACCTGGATGAGCGAAGACCTCGTGGCGCTGTACGAGCCAAACGATATCCGGAAGCAACTGTTGCACCGCCAGCGCAATGCCGCTACAGGGCTCCAGGTGACCTACCTGCTGAAGTATTCCGCAGACACATTACAGCCGGCTGCTTCATCTTATGCTATCTATCCGTATATCCGTTACAGTGAGGCTTTCCTGATCGCGGCGGAAGCCAGTGCCAGGAAGGGCGTGGTAGACGTGACCTATTACAACCAGCTGAGAGCTGCCCGTAAAGCCAGCACCAAAAGCAACGGCGACTTTGCGAACGCCGCTGCTTTCCTGAAAGAGCTGGAAAATGAAAGAAGAAGGGAGTTTGCAGGAGAGGGCCGCCGCTGGCAGGACATGCGCCGCTTCGGTACGGCTATTCCTTTCCTGGCCACCAAAGGCAAGGATGCTACCCGTTTATATCTGCCATTTAACTCTATCGATATTGCGCGGAATCCGAAACTAACACAGAACAAAGGATACTGA
- a CDS encoding SCO family protein, with translation MRVVMLMLAGMLLWGACRQPEKKLPYLGTPVVTEHFRNGKVVYDSVYPVVPDFSLTDQDSMTVTPQTFRGKIYIADFIFLSCPTICPKMNANMLQVYRHFKSEDRVNFLSHTIDPKHDTIPRLKAFAGSLQITDQKWRFVTGNQDTIFRLAEKGYYVSAVKDSTDPVNYIHSGGMLLIDAQRHIRGIYDGTSKEAMQVLINDVQTLLREEAQKI, from the coding sequence ATGAGAGTTGTTATGTTGATGCTGGCGGGCATGCTGTTATGGGGCGCCTGCCGGCAGCCGGAGAAAAAACTGCCTTACCTGGGTACGCCGGTGGTTACCGAACATTTCCGGAACGGTAAGGTGGTGTATGACTCCGTCTATCCGGTGGTGCCTGATTTCTCACTGACCGATCAGGACAGTATGACCGTTACCCCGCAGACATTCCGGGGGAAAATATATATAGCGGATTTTATTTTCCTGTCATGCCCTACTATCTGCCCTAAAATGAACGCCAACATGTTGCAGGTGTACCGGCATTTTAAGTCGGAAGACAGGGTCAATTTCCTGTCGCATACCATCGACCCTAAGCATGATACCATACCCAGGCTGAAAGCGTTTGCCGGCAGCCTGCAGATAACGGATCAGAAATGGCGGTTCGTAACGGGCAACCAGGATACGATATTCCGGCTGGCAGAGAAAGGCTATTACGTATCGGCCGTGAAAGACAGTACGGATCCGGTCAATTACATCCATAGCGGAGGAATGCTGCTCATAGACGCGCAACGGCATATCCGGGGCATCTATGACGGCACCAGTAAGGAAGCCATGCAAGTGCTTATCAATGACGTTCAAACCCTCCTCAGGGAAGAAGCACAAAAAATTTGA
- a CDS encoding type I restriction endonuclease — protein MDFKDAIKQLGDRVVKLKSQVLTEEATKNAFIMPFIKELGYDVFNPLEVIPEFVADIGIKQGEKIDYAIIKDGAPIILIECKCHTGPLSVHNASQLFRYFHATKAKFSILTNGIEYRFYTDLVEPNRMDEKPFFVFDITEMKDTQIEELKKFHKTNFDFTKIVNTASELKYTNELKLLIAQELNNPSPDFVKYFARQIYPGVVTQKIVDQFTELTKKSFTQYINDIITDRLKSALSKEAEAQKLEAATVENDSSPVEDIPKIVTTQEEIDGFLIIKSILRQIVSVNRIVYRDAQSYFSILLDDNNRKTICRLYFNGAKKQVGLFDSNKKESKVEILNLDDLYTHSVALQETVKNYDSKKMSAETELENSN, from the coding sequence ATGGATTTTAAAGATGCAATTAAACAGCTTGGTGACAGAGTGGTCAAGCTGAAGTCTCAGGTACTTACTGAAGAGGCAACGAAAAACGCTTTTATCATGCCATTTATCAAAGAGTTAGGTTATGATGTTTTCAACCCGCTTGAAGTTATCCCCGAATTTGTTGCTGATATAGGAATAAAGCAAGGCGAGAAAATAGACTACGCTATAATAAAAGACGGCGCCCCTATCATTCTGATAGAATGTAAATGCCATACCGGGCCACTTAGTGTACACAACGCATCCCAACTCTTCAGGTATTTTCATGCTACCAAAGCTAAGTTTTCAATTTTGACTAATGGTATAGAGTATCGGTTTTACACAGATCTTGTTGAGCCCAACAGAATGGATGAAAAGCCCTTCTTCGTTTTTGATATAACAGAAATGAAGGATACTCAGATAGAAGAGCTGAAAAAATTTCACAAAACGAACTTCGACTTCACAAAAATTGTGAATACAGCAAGTGAGTTGAAATATACAAATGAATTAAAGTTACTCATTGCGCAGGAGCTGAATAATCCATCGCCTGATTTTGTGAAATACTTCGCACGACAAATTTATCCTGGTGTCGTTACACAGAAAATAGTGGACCAGTTTACTGAGTTAACGAAGAAGTCATTCACCCAGTATATAAATGACATCATAACTGATCGGCTTAAATCGGCTTTGAGTAAAGAAGCCGAAGCACAAAAGCTGGAAGCAGCTACTGTTGAAAACGATAGCTCACCGGTGGAGGATATTCCCAAAATAGTGACTACTCAGGAAGAGATCGACGGTTTCTTAATAATAAAGTCGATTTTAAGGCAAATTGTATCTGTAAACAGGATCGTTTACAGAGATGCACAGTCTTATTTTTCTATCCTGCTGGATGACAATAATCGTAAGACGATCTGTCGGCTGTATTTCAATGGTGCCAAAAAGCAGGTAGGATTGTTTGACAGCAATAAAAAAGAATCGAAGGTAGAAATTCTTAATCTCGATGACTTATATACCCATTCTGTAGCCTTACAGGAAACCGTAAAAAATTACGACAGCAAGAAGATGTCAGCTGAAACAGAATTAGAAAACAGTAATTAA
- a CDS encoding AraC family transcriptional regulator gives MKTEEIAVLSLSMFQGGSDYCWVGDLEHVLEKFPVLEFPNRRRFYILMIIERAQGTAIIDGHTLRLDHPKIICIHPGSIFSLEINRKAMGTLLCFTEDFFSIRYNNNALSNFTFLEREYGSHVRLTEEKAAEWEQLAAFMKKEYAGQQKGADSVLRSFLNIMLCKLDREFSHVVPLMKKNTYEEKIKQFRSLLDEHFVAHKAPSFYASRLNITTNYLNKLCGKYHGVSTGELIRKRITIEAQRLLHYTVLPIADIAKQLEFESVSYFITFFKRNVGTTPENFRKNHQ, from the coding sequence ATGAAAACAGAAGAAATAGCTGTTTTGTCGCTGAGCATGTTTCAGGGGGGTAGTGATTATTGCTGGGTGGGTGACCTGGAGCATGTGCTGGAGAAATTCCCTGTACTGGAATTTCCCAACAGACGACGTTTTTACATACTGATGATCATAGAAAGAGCGCAGGGAACGGCTATTATAGACGGCCATACCCTGCGGCTGGACCACCCAAAGATTATCTGCATCCATCCCGGAAGTATATTCAGCCTGGAGATAAACCGGAAGGCCATGGGCACCCTGCTCTGCTTTACGGAAGACTTTTTCTCTATCCGGTATAACAACAATGCACTGTCCAACTTCACTTTCCTCGAAAGGGAATATGGCAGCCATGTACGGTTGACCGAAGAAAAAGCTGCGGAATGGGAACAGCTGGCGGCTTTCATGAAAAAGGAATACGCAGGGCAACAGAAAGGGGCGGACAGCGTCCTCAGATCTTTTCTGAATATCATGTTGTGTAAGCTGGACCGTGAGTTTTCCCATGTGGTACCACTGATGAAAAAAAACACGTATGAGGAAAAGATCAAGCAGTTCAGATCATTGCTGGATGAACATTTTGTGGCACATAAAGCACCTTCTTTCTACGCCTCCAGGTTAAATATCACCACCAACTACCTGAACAAGCTATGCGGAAAATATCATGGCGTGTCTACCGGTGAACTGATCAGAAAGCGGATCACCATTGAAGCGCAACGGCTGTTGCACTATACGGTGCTGCCCATTGCGGACATCGCCAAGCAGCTGGAGTTTGAAAGCGTGTCTTACTTTATTACTTTTTTCAAAAGGAACGTAGGTACGACACCGGAAAATTTTCGAAAAAATCATCAATAA